In Formosa haliotis, the sequence CTTGCTTACAATCATCCAGATTTTAAAGCGCAATTAGATGCGGGATTACGCTCTTTAGAATTAGATGTGTATTACGATCCTACAGGAAATAGGTTTAATTCACCCGCAACTTATGAGATCTTAAAGCAAAAAGGCGTTTCGAAACTAGCTCCTTTTGATACTATAGGTTTAGACAAGCCTGGATTTAAATTAATGCATATGGCCGATATTGATTTTAGAACCCATTACCCTACTTTCGAAGGGGGACTAAAGGCTTTAAAAACATGGTCTGATAAAAATCCAACACATACACCAATTTTTATTATGGTTGAGGCTAAAGATAAAGGTTTTTCTATTTTTCCTAACTCGGCAGAAGTTTTACCCTTTACAGAACAGGCATTTGATGAGTTAGATGCTTTAGTTCTTAAAACTTTGGGTAAAGAAAAGCTTATTACTCCAGACGATGTTCGTAATAATTATAGCACTTTAGAGGCGGCTGTATTAGCTAAAAACTGGCCGCTCCTAAAAGACTCTTTAGGTAAATTTGTGTTTATGTTATTGCCTTCTGGAGGTGGTTTGGCTGCAGAAAGTGCTTATGTAAAGAATCATCCTGTTTTAGAAAATCGCGTGATGTTTGTGCAATCTGAACCAGGCCAGCCATTTGCTTCATTTTTACTACGTGATAATGCTATAGTACGTCAAGATTCTATACAAGATGAGGTAGCAAAAGGCTATTTGGTACGTACCCGATCAGATATTGAAACGTATGAGGCTAAGGTTAATGATAATTCCCGTGCTGAAGCAGCTTTTAGTAGTGGCGCACAAGTTATTTCTACCGATTTTTTTAAACCTGGAAACAGTTACAATACAGACTATTGGGTGCAATTACCTAATAAAAAACCAATGCGAGAAAATCCTATAAATTCTAAAAACAACTAAAATTATGATAAATATAAAAAAAGCAGGATACCTATTAGTATGTGCCTTAATGTTACAAGCTTGTAAAACAGAGCAAAAAGAAGCAGAGGTTACGGTAAAAATACAGGAAGAAGAACAGTCTATTGAAAATGGCAGTGTTACATTTTCAGACACGATAAAAATTAACCAAATTCAGGTTGTAGGAACCCATAATAGTTACGCAAAAGAAAGAGATAGTGTTATTATAAATTTCTTAGATCCAATGTTTAGTAAAATGATGTCTGGTTATATAGCTAAGATGCCTAAGGAACAGAGAGATAGTTATCTGGAATTTCATCCAAATTCGATGTCGTTTAAGGAAATGATTTCCTATAGTTTTCCCGATTTTCCTGCTCAGTTAGATGCAGGGATGAGATCTTTGGCTATCGATGTAGTTTATGATCCTGAAGGAGGTAAATTTAGCAAGCCAGCGGTATACGATGCTTTGAAAGCAAAAGGTGTAACGAACTTTAAACCGTTTGATTCTACAGGTTTAAATACACCTGGTTTTAAAGTGATGCACATTCCAGATATTGATTTTCTATCTCATTATAATACATTAGAGTCTGCTCTAACCGATTTAAAATTGTGGTCAGATACTAATCCTACACATACACCAATTTTTATTATGATAGAGGCCAAGGATAAAGGGATCCCTTTTTTTCTAATGGAGCAGAAGTATTACCATTTACGTCCACCGTATACGATGAGTTAGACATACAATTGGAGCTAATATTAGGACGTGACAAGATTATTACTCCAGACGATGTGCGCGGAAACTACAGTACCTTAAACGAAGCTGTGTTAGCTAAAAACTGGCCAACTCTAAAGTCCTCCCTAGGTAAATTTATCTTTTTATTATTACCTGGAGGAGCAGGATTGACTACTGAAAATGCCTATGTTAAAAACCACCCTTCTTTAAAGGGTAGAACCATGTTTGTTAGAGCCGATATTGGAGCACCTCATTCTGGTTTTTTATTATTAGATAATGCCGTTTTACGACAAGGAGACATAAAAAAAGCAGTAAGTCAGGGATATATGGTACGTACTAGGGCAGATATTGAAACTTATGAAGCAAAAGTAAATGATTTATCGCGTGCGAATGCGGCATTTTCAAGTGGCGCTCAAGTTATTTCTACAGATTATTATCAAGAAACTAATAATTACGGAACACCGTATAGGGTAAAAATACCAAATAATAAAATTCTTCAAATAAATCCTATAAATGGGAAGTAGGAAATTGGTTTTAAAAAACTAACAATGTTTAATTTTGATTTGTTTGTTAAAGAGAGTTCATATTTTATGTGAACTCTTTTTATATAATTCAAAATAATAACAGCTTAGATAAGATTTTTTGTTGACTTCAATTTTTTAGATTACCAGTCTGTGTCCAAACCAAAATTTTGTAATTTTAAAGAACAAATCAAAAATATGTGATTTAATTAAAAACTATAAAAGGACGACATGTGTTTCCACACCTCACAAACCGCAAAAGTAAAAAATATAGAAAGCAAGTTTAAAGTAAAAATTAGTGATGAAAACTTAGAGTCGTATTTCGATACTCCTCAATATCATTTAAATGGTTTTACGCATCCTAATATGTTGGTGATTCCCCAACAAAAGTCAGATGTCTTGGCTCCTGGGGTTTGGGGAATCGTACCTGACGACACCAGTAAGGACGAGATTACGAGCTATTATAAAGAGGCTGTGAAATTTGGTGGTGGATAAAAAAAAGCACGATCAGAAAGGGGGGCAGCATTTTATTTATGAAAGAAGGCATTATGGAACGGCGTTGTATCATTGCAGCGTCAGGATTTTTAGAACCACATGAATATAAAGGAAAAATACCCGTACCATATTAAAAATGAAGATGAATCGCCTTTAGCCCTTGTAGGGTTATATTCTGAAATCGGTACCTATACCGTAAATAAAGCCATATTTAGCCCTAATGAAGATAGCTATATTGCGAGTAGTATTGTCCCGTTTCATTATCCAGATTATAATACACTTTTTTGATAATTAAAATGAACATCCGTCTCGAGGCTTGTTATGAGTAAAATTCCCCTGTGGAAATTGGTAAAATTGATCTGAGTTAATTTTACGATTCTCCTTTTATAAACTGTTAAGGTTTAGGGGTCGACTTTGTTATTAATGGACAATAAGAAGGTACTCTATTAACCAGAAATTTGGCTAATAAAGGCGTATAAACGTTTGGATGTAGCTTGAGTTTAGGAACAAAGGGTGTTTAGATTAATCCGATTGAAAAATTCGAGGCCCGCCTTAATTAAGAAAATCGTTCTTAATTAAGTGTAATATTGTTGGTGTAAAAAAATATAAACTTTTGAGTGTTATCAATTCGGAGCATTAACAACCCGATACCCAACTTTCAAATCTACATTGCGTTCTCCGTGATCTTCCTGTAAGGAAATAACAACTTCACGTTCATTCGAGATAGAGAATTTAGGAATTACATAAACAATAATTGCCTTCGATTTTTTATCTATACGTTTGGGTAAATTGTATTTGTAAAGTGGTTTAAGGGATAATTTTTGCATAGATTTATGTTTGCCTTTTTTTCGGATTCTGATAGAGATTTCTAGTGTATTGACGTTATAATCTAAAGTGGAATTATTTTCAATGTCCATAACAAACAATAGAGCATCATTGTTATATACAAGATTTTTAAGTGTAAGGGATATGTCTTGTGAATGTGCCGAGCTTCGTTTAATGGTACGGGGATTCGTTAATGCATAGCTGCATAATTTATCATAATTAATTACGGTTTTTATAGGAGTTTGAGCTTTAGGTTTCATAGGTGTTTTAGGGACCTCATTTCCTATAGCTGATTCAAGATCAATAAAATAATTGAAAGTATCTAGATTCTTTTTATAAGCTAAAAGATAAGAGTACACATCTCCCGTTTCACTTATTAAAAGTAAGTTGCTATCTATACCTGGAGTTGCCTGTAGAAGCCCGAAATATTGTTGCTTTTCACGATTGTAAGTAAACACAAAATGTCCTGATCCTGTTATACCTTGCCTGATAGGATTAGGAAAAAATAAAGCAACGGTATTGTTTTCATTGGCATAAATGGTATCTAAATGTCGTACAGTTTGTGCCTCAGTGTGGTAGGGCAATAACGTAATTATAATTAAGGATAAAAGGTATTTCATGACTAATGCTTTTAAGGTTGAACTTTTAAAATGAGTTTGTAGTTGTTTACTACATGAATCTTTACGTGTTGATTATTGCGTTGAAATAGAGCTTTAATCCCGCTAACTTGCGGTACTCCTGCAATATTGATGTCTTCCACAATATCACCAATGACTTCTGTTTGTGCTTGTGCTTTAAAACTATGTTCCACATATACCCCTTCGTTGCCATCTTGGAAATCGAAAGCCTTTAGTTTTACTTTTCTATGATTGATCGTGTAGATATTTATAAGGGCACGATTGGGTTGTAAGCTCACAAAACCATAAATAGCTGTGTTTTTTGGAATAACCTGATCTTGAATTTTAATATCTTGATCTAGGCGTAAGTTTAGGCGTTGTTTAGTTCTCACAGTTTGATTACCATCCACGCGAACAATGACGAGTGAATCTGTATTTCTAGTATTAAACTGAGATATCACTTTAGGGTTTGAGGCAAAAAATAATAAATGGTCTAATCCCATATTTTTAGCTGCTATAGCACTATCTAATTTAGGTAGATCGGATATTTCTTTAATTATAGAGTCTTTTTCGGTGTTTTTATTCGTTTCATAGCGAACCTTTTGTGACACATAATCAAATTTACCTAGCTTATAAATACTATCTACAATGCGTTCCTTTTCTTCTGCGATATAATTAGGATTATAGAATCCTAAAGAATCTAGTTGTATTTCATTATAAATACTTGGTGCATTGGTTTCTCGAACCTCTTTTAGTTTGTTTATGGCATCCAATTTAGAAGTAAAAGCTTCTTGGTCGGACTCCAATTCCGGTACCAAAGTTTGTTCTAACTGATTGTCAGCAGATTCATCTTCATTCCATAGCACCCAACTATAAGCACCTATAAAAACAAGTACTAAGATAATCACAGCTCCAAAGACAATTTTATTTTTAGAAGTTTTCATACATCAGGTTTTAAGGGGTCTCATTTTCGATTTTTCGTAAACTATTCTCGAAATAATTAGTGATTAAAAGACCATGAGTGTTGTGAGGAAAATGGCGGTCGACATGGATTAAATTTCCTGAGGAAATGAGTTCGTAAGTGTCGATTATAGTTCCACGATTAATCTCAAAAACCGTGGTGGTTTTAAACTGGAAAGGATCTATATTTAAATCAATTTCAGAATGAATACTTTTTACCTTCTGGACTAGTGAATATTGAATTAGCCTATTGTAAACACCATCCGCTTTCTTTTGTCGGTATAAATTATCTACAGCACTATTTCCGAGCCATAAGGCTTTTTCTAAATGATTTTCATAATTAGTAGCATCGATATTATAAAAGTAGTTATGGAATAACTCCAAATGAGATAGGATTTCAACCTCTAAGTTCTCCTTTTGATTTAACCATTTTAAAGGGATTACAGCTCCATCCGTATTTACCGCAAAGGCATGGGTAAGTGTTTTTTTATGCATATCATAAACTAGCCAACCAGAAAATAGAGTTGTGATTAAAGTGAATATCACCACCGCCAAAACGATAAATCGATTTAGCTTTAGAATGGTGTATATATTTTTGTATGGTGTTTTCATTATGTAAAGAGTCTAAAGGTGAATGATGTGGCACGTTTATATAATTTGAATTTTAAAAACACAATAAAAAGTACACTTCCAAATTCTACAACTGGAGCGAAGATGCGGCTCCCCATATCGGTGCCAAATAGATTACTCCAAAAAGAAGTGTTGAGTTCGGTGTAAATGGCATTGATAAAGACATTTACTAAAAAGAATGCAGGCACTAGCATGTAAACGGCTGCATACAGTTTAAAGAAGTTGTAAGCCATAGACCTAAATTTTTCAAAGACAGCTAAACTCAGAATCAAGGGGAAAAATGCTTGCATAATTCCTAATAAAAAATAGCGTTCTGCTAAAAACAATGGATAGATAAACAAATCCAAAATCCAGAGTCCAAAACTGATGATAAAGGCTAGTATATTCCAGGCATATAGTGGTGTTACTAAGGCTTCATAAAGTAAAGACATAGCTTTCGTTGCAGCTTCTACCAAATTGATGTTCTCGTCTATAGGAATTTCTTGTAATTGCAGAGGAAGTAATGCAGGTGCTGTATCTCTGTATTGTGTTTCAATAGCAACTAAAATGCCATCGAATACATTAAGGATTTGTGTTGAAAAAATAACTAGTAGAACAATGATAAAGTTTTTAATGAGGTCTTGTGGTGTAAGCCCCCAAGTATATCCTTCTTTGTCTGCAACACCTTCGTTATACTTTTTAATGATATTGACTAGGAACAGTAGAATAGCCAATGTTTTCATCCCTGTTATAGTGAAAAGCGCGAAATCACTAGTTTTTATGGTTTGAAATATGGCGTCTATATACTCTAATCCTATTCCTAGTCGTATCATGGTTAACCTATTTAGTAATTTGTTTCTCGAGTATTAATTTTGTCTTGTAATTTTCTGAAAGAAATGATATCCCGATAGCGATTGGTTTTCAAATTGATGTCGGAAACCATGGCCTTAGAATCCTCTTCTTTCTCCTTTAGAATAGTGGTCCGTTCTGCATCGGTCATTTTTAAAAAATCACTAGAAAGAATCTGATCTATAAAATCTAAATCTTCTAAGGCAGTTTCGAGAATGGCATTAAATGAATCTGAAATACTTGTAATCTCTTCAGGTTTAATGTATGGAGAGTTTAAGATTTCGCGTAAATCATCCCGAACAACAAGGAATAATCTTTCATTATTTTTTGCAAGCGCTTTTACAGCTTTAAGCTGTTTTATGACGCTGTTTACTTTTACAATATTTTCCTTTTGATCTTTTAGAAATTTAACGGTTTGTAACAGTTGCGATGTTTGTTTAGCCGATTCAATAAGGGACTTTGCAAAGCTTATAAAATTGGTGTTATCATACACCGGCATCCCTTGAGCTGTGCTTTGGAGACTAAAAAATAGTATCGTTACGATGAATAAGATTTTAGTTTTCATTTTATGATGTTTTAGTGGTGAAGGACACTATGGCGTGTTCCATATTGTTATTTTCTTTATACAATTGCATAATGGTTTCGTTTTCTGGGCCATCGGTTAGGTAGGCTGCATATACTTCTTTAGGCACTTCAAGACGAAAAATATTGCTTTCACGTCCGATTTTAATAAAGATTTCGGTGTATTTCCTATTGCCTGAAAGATTGTTTTTAATAGATTTCAGTTGATTTAAATCATGGCTAGAAAGGTGCAAGCGTTTATGTAATTCATCATAGCCTTTTTCGTTATTCAAGCTATAAATCACTTGGGTGTTTTCTAGGATACTTGCAGATGTCGAGTTATTAGGCAACTGATTGATGGACTGTAAAATAATGCCAATAGCACCGTTTTGTTTCCGAATTGCTTGATAGTAAAATTCTACACTCTCTAAAACATTATCGAATTTGAGTTGCTTAGCAAATTCATCGAATAGGATAATCCCTTTCTCTGAACGATTTTTCCAAATAGTACGTTGAATGGCTGATTTTATAAGTTTCAGCATGACAGACAGAATTTCCTTATTGTTTTTTACTTCATCAAGTTCAAAAACAATGAGGCGTTTATCTTCTAATTTATAGGTCTGATCTTCGCTTACTTCAAAGAGAAAACCATATAGTCCATCTCCAACATATTCCGACATAATGTGTAGGAAATTGGTGATGTTAAAATAGTCTTCATGGATTTTTAGATCCGACAGTAAGGTGTTTTGTTGGGCGTCGATAAACCGATAAAAACCATCTAAAGAGTGACCAGAGTTGCTTTGTGAATAATAGG encodes:
- a CDS encoding conjugal transfer protein, which translates into the protein MKTKILFIVTILFFSLQSTAQGMPVYDNTNFISFAKSLIESAKQTSQLLQTVKFLKDQKENIVKVNSVIKQLKAVKALAKNNERLFLVVRDDLREILNSPYIKPEEITSISDSFNAILETALEDLDFIDQILSSDFLKMTDAERTTILKEKEEDSKAMVSDINLKTNRYRDIISFRKLQDKINTRETNY
- a CDS encoding Ca2+-dependent phosphoinositide-specific phospholipase C; the encoded protein is MLLTGSVFTVFPSVAQEVVTQTLTLENNKVEVQKTLKINQIQVLGTHNSYAKPVDPKVFELVNPIFEKVMSQYKTVISEEEQAKMKEFHPHQMPLSEMLAYNHPDFKAQLDAGLRSLELDVYYDPTGNRFNSPATYEILKQKGVSKLAPFDTIGLDKPGFKLMHMADIDFRTHYPTFEGGLKALKTWSDKNPTHTPIFIMVEAKDKGFSIFPNSAEVLPFTEQAFDELDALVLKTLGKEKLITPDDVRNNYSTLEAAVLAKNWPLLKDSLGKFVFMLLPSGGGLAAESAYVKNHPVLENRVMFVQSEPGQPFASFLLRDNAIVRQDSIQDEVAKGYLVRTRSDIETYEAKVNDNSRAEAAFSSGAQVISTDFFKPGNSYNTDYWVQLPNKKPMRENPINSKNN
- a CDS encoding conjugal transfer protein TraK; amino-acid sequence: MKTPYKNIYTILKLNRFIVLAVVIFTLITTLFSGWLVYDMHKKTLTHAFAVNTDGAVIPLKWLNQKENLEVEILSHLELFHNYFYNIDATNYENHLEKALWLGNSAVDNLYRQKKADGVYNRLIQYSLVQKVKSIHSEIDLNIDPFQFKTTTVFEINRGTIIDTYELISSGNLIHVDRHFPHNTHGLLITNYFENSLRKIENETP
- a CDS encoding DUF4138 domain-containing protein, translating into MKYLLSLIIITLLPYHTEAQTVRHLDTIYANENNTVALFFPNPIRQGITGSGHFVFTYNREKQQYFGLLQATPGIDSNLLLISETGDVYSYLLAYKKNLDTFNYFIDLESAIGNEVPKTPMKPKAQTPIKTVINYDKLCSYALTNPRTIKRSSAHSQDISLTLKNLVYNNDALLFVMDIENNSTLDYNVNTLEISIRIRKKGKHKSMQKLSLKPLYKYNLPKRIDKKSKAIIVYVIPKFSISNEREVVISLQEDHGERNVDLKVGYRVVNAPN
- the traM gene encoding conjugative transposon protein TraM, which codes for MKTSKNKIVFGAVIILVLVFIGAYSWVLWNEDESADNQLEQTLVPELESDQEAFTSKLDAINKLKEVRETNAPSIYNEIQLDSLGFYNPNYIAEEKERIVDSIYKLGKFDYVSQKVRYETNKNTEKDSIIKEISDLPKLDSAIAAKNMGLDHLLFFASNPKVISQFNTRNTDSLVIVRVDGNQTVRTKQRLNLRLDQDIKIQDQVIPKNTAIYGFVSLQPNRALINIYTINHRKVKLKAFDFQDGNEGVYVEHSFKAQAQTEVIGDIVEDINIAGVPQVSGIKALFQRNNQHVKIHVVNNYKLILKVQP
- a CDS encoding Ca2+-dependent phosphoinositide-specific phospholipase C, which translates into the protein MINIKKAGYLLVCALMLQACKTEQKEAEVTVKIQEEEQSIENGSVTFSDTIKINQIQVVGTHNSYAKERDSVIINFLDPMFSKMMSGYIAKMPKEQRDSYLEFHPNSMSFKEMISYSFPDFPAQLDAGMRSLAIDVVYDPEGGKFSKPAVYDALKAKGVTNFKPFDSTGLNTPGFKVMHIPDIDFLSHYNTLESALTDLKLWSDTNPTHTPIFIMIEAKDKGIPFFLMEQKYYHLRPPYTMS
- a CDS encoding Ca2+-dependent phosphoinositide-specific phospholipase C; translation: MELILGRDKIITPDDVRGNYSTLNEAVLAKNWPTLKSSLGKFIFLLLPGGAGLTTENAYVKNHPSLKGRTMFVRADIGAPHSGFLLLDNAVLRQGDIKKAVSQGYMVRTRADIETYEAKVNDLSRANAAFSSGAQVISTDYYQETNNYGTPYRVKIPNNKILQINPINGK